GAGAAAGGAGATACTTGAGCAGGAAAATGTTCCAATGGACGTCCTGCTAGCTCCCTTCAAGGAGCTAGCTACTCGTGGCCACAGCGAGGCACTCGTCAAGAGGGTACGACTCGAAGTTCTAAGGGACGAACGTCTCGTTGAATTGGACATTGACTTGTCTGTCCAGGGAGACCACAAGCATACACAGGCGGACGGTTCCGATTctgcagaagaagaagaagaagaagaggaagaagaagaagaatggAAAGGATTTGGCAACTGACATACTGCCCTCTCTCCACTCTATGTTCAACAGATGTATTGCTCAAACCTTCATCTCTTTTAACCTGTATCTGTTACTCTGTATAGACAATATATAGTGCCATCCAAGTGCAATTGCCACTCAATGGAAACTCGCACGCGCCAGAAATGTTTCTTTCAAATGGGGGAAACTTCCAACGTGGCCTCTGAAAAACTCATTTCTCTCCCTCTTACACATATTGCACAATGGTCAATGTGCTGTTGTGCATCTCCATCTACCAGTACAAGACCAAAAGAGACAGTACACACACACACTTATACAGACACAGACAATGGCAGACATGGAAAAGATGACAGACGCTCCAGTGGAGTTCCTCAGAGACGGCGCACGTTTCCTCCAAAAATGCACAAAGCCCTCTCAGAAAGAGTACATGCAATTGATCAGAGCAGTCGGCATGGGTTTCATCATGATGGGTGTTGTTGGCTACCTCATCAAGTTGATCCACATTCCGATCAGATACTTGATTGTCTAGTTTCTCTGtgctttcttcttcttctctccCTCCTCTTCCAATGTATATTGATCTATACGCCCTGTGTATTTATAATACTCCAGCTCAAGTATCCGTGGGAGATGCGAAAATGTGATTTTCGCCCCCCCTGCCGCCGCAGCGGTCGCAGCGGCCGTCGCCCACCTCAGTGTGCggcatgtttttttcaaattgtgCACACTGGAATCTTTCTTGTATGGGGAAGTCCCCAATGGGATTGTACATGTGTGTGTTGTAGACGGACATGTGTGATTCTACAATTGCACACAGGACAGAGACGAGATAAGATCGTGACATGAGTTTCCTGTCGTTGTTGTCCTCCGTGACAAAGGACAAGAAGATCCAGGAAAAGGCCAAACATGCCCAACTTGGAAATCATCCTCCTAACCCGTCAACGTCATTACAGGACACGTTGGCTAAGAATACCCCTTTGCAGACACCGAATAGGCCATCCATAGCAAGACAAGTAGGTAGGAAACCATCCAAGCCACAGCCATCCTTTACGCCTTCAAATGTCTATGATGATCCCGCCGTTCAGCGGTTAAAGGAAGCCAGGCGAGTGGAGAGAGAAAGACTA
The window above is part of the Pichia kudriavzevii chromosome 1, complete sequence genome. Proteins encoded here:
- a CDS encoding uncharacterized protein (PKUD0A04230; similar to Saccharomyces cerevisiae YDR086C (SSS1); ancestral locus Anc_8.220): MADMEKMTDAPVEFLRDGARFLQKCTKPSQKEYMQLIRAVGMGFIMMGVVGYLIKLIHIPIRYLIV